The following proteins are co-located in the Planococcus plakortidis genome:
- a CDS encoding F510_1955 family glycosylhydrolase: MKKKRMGIAVLSALLLLAGCSNDTTDSFEVPFEGELNHVHGMGYAGEENGLYFASHTGPKIYRDGEWFETADNFYDYMGFNAVDEGFYSSGHPSADSDLPNPLGIQRSIDDGETLEEIAFQGETDFHAMAVGYNSHDIFLLNPAKNSLLEAGFYKSNDKGESWEPVKAEGLNGEVTALALHPTDSNFVAAATAAGVYFSQDGGEVFEAITAGNETGTAVHFTEDQLYFGSYGTAAALVKYTMENEELEPVDTPDLSQDAIAFIAQNPMDGMELAIYTFEGNAYLSEDGLQTWKTLLEEGKTK; this comes from the coding sequence ATGAAGAAAAAGAGAATGGGCATAGCGGTACTGTCGGCTTTACTTTTACTGGCCGGCTGCAGCAATGATACAACGGATTCATTTGAAGTGCCGTTTGAAGGGGAACTGAACCATGTCCATGGGATGGGTTATGCAGGAGAAGAGAACGGACTGTATTTTGCATCACATACTGGGCCAAAAATTTACCGCGATGGCGAGTGGTTTGAAACAGCGGATAATTTTTACGATTATATGGGCTTTAACGCCGTAGATGAGGGCTTCTATTCTTCAGGACACCCGAGTGCAGATTCAGATTTGCCCAATCCACTTGGGATTCAGCGAAGTATAGATGACGGCGAAACTTTGGAAGAGATTGCATTCCAAGGAGAAACGGACTTTCATGCGATGGCGGTAGGGTACAACAGTCACGATATCTTCCTGCTCAATCCGGCAAAAAACTCTTTGCTGGAAGCCGGATTTTACAAAAGTAACGATAAAGGAGAATCGTGGGAACCTGTGAAGGCTGAAGGGTTGAATGGGGAAGTGACTGCGCTCGCCCTTCACCCGACTGATTCGAACTTCGTCGCTGCGGCTACGGCTGCAGGGGTTTATTTCTCGCAGGATGGCGGCGAAGTTTTTGAAGCGATTACAGCCGGAAATGAAACAGGCACAGCGGTGCATTTCACCGAAGACCAGTTGTATTTCGGAAGCTACGGGACAGCGGCGGCTCTGGTGAAGTATACTATGGAAAATGAAGAACTCGAGCCGGTGGATACACCGGACCTTTCACAAGATGCCATCGCTTTTATTGCACAAAACCCGATGGATGGAATGGAACTGGCGATCTACACATTTGAAGGAAATGCCTACTTGTCGGAAGACGGATTACAGACCTGGAAAACGCTGCTGGAAGAGGGGAAAACCAAGTAG